In Hemibagrus wyckioides isolate EC202008001 linkage group LG21, SWU_Hwy_1.0, whole genome shotgun sequence, the following proteins share a genomic window:
- the dnajc11b gene encoding dnaJ homolog subfamily C member 11, with translation MAATMEDELDTGNDDYYSLLNVRREATQEELKSSYRRLCMLYHPDKHRDPELKRQAEQLFNLVHRAYEVLTDPQARAVYDIFGKKGLEVEGWEVVERKKTPAEIREEYERLQRERDERRLQQRTNPKGTISVGIDATDLFDRYEEDFEEMPGGGGFPHIEINRMHISQSVEAPLTTTDTAVLSGSLTTHNGNGGGNINLCLRRVTSTRGWGELEFGAGDIRGPLFGMKVFRNVTTRCFVTAQCGVQFSSRGVRPSAGTMMARHLDQNTMGYLQWRWGTDSAMTTSIVRDTKTSHFTLALQLGMPHSYLMMSYQYKFQDEDQTKVKGSVKTGFFGTVVEYGAERKISRHSVLSATVSIGVPQGVSLKIRLNRASQTYLFPIHLTDQILPSAVFYATVGPLVVYLAVQKLIINPYVHAQKEQELEKHRVNSATDIAKKRQEAESAVVLMQESVRRIIEAEESKMGLIILNAWYGKFVMNTSQKQERAKVIDVTVPLQCLVKDSKLILTEASKAGLPGFYDPCVGEEKSLKLLYQFRGVLHQVLSGDTEALRIPKQSHRIDAET, from the exons ATGGCGGCTACCATGGAAGATGAACTAGACACGGGCAACGACGATTATTATTCCCTGTTGAACGTGAGGAGAGAG GCGACTCAGGAAGAGCTGAAGTCCTCGTACCGGCGACTGTGCATGCTCTACCATCCAGATAAGCACAGAGACCCTGAACTCAAGAGGCAGGCTGAGCAGCTGTTCAACCTTGTTCACCGGGCATATGAAG TTCTTACTGACCCCCAGGCTCGAGCTGTATATGACATTTTTGGGAAAAAAGGCCTGGAAGTGGAAGGATGGGAG GTGGTGGAGAGGAAGAAGACGCCTGCGGAGATCAGGGAGGAGTACGAGCGTCTGCAGAGGGAGAGGGACGAGAGGAGGCTACAGCAGAGGACCAATCCCAAG GGGACCATCAGCGTAGGAATAGACGCCACAGACCTGTTTGATCGTTACGAAGAAGACTTCGAGGAGATGCCAGGAGGAGGGGGGTTCCCTCACATCGAGATAAACAGGATGCACATATCGCAGTCTGTTGAG GCGCCGCTGACTACGACGGACACGGCCGTCCTTTCAGGCTCTCTGACCACGCACAACGGTAACGGCGGAGGTAATATCAACCTGTGTCTGAGACGAGTCACCTCGACACGTGGCTGGGGAGAG CTGGAGTTCGGAGCCGGAGACATCCGAGGGCCCCTTTTTGGAATGAAAGTGTTTCGGAATGTCACTACACgatg CTTCGTGACTGCGCAGTGCGGCGTGCAGTTCTCCTCACGAGGCGTGCGGCCGAGCGCCGGCACCATGATGGCACGTCACCTGGACCAGAACACGATGGGCTACCTGCAGTGGCGCTGGGGCACCGATTCGGCCATGACCACCAGCATCGTCCGAGACACCAAGACCAGCCACTTCACCCTGGCGCTCCAG CTCGGCATGCCTCATTCTTACCTGATGATGAGCTACCAGTACAAATTCCAAGATGAAGACCAAACCAAGGTCAAGGGTTCTGTCAA GACCGGGTTTTTTGGGACGGTGGTGGAATACGGCGCTGAGAGGAAGATCAGCAGACACAGCGTTCTCTCTGCGACGGTCAGCATTGGGGTGCCTCAAGGAGTCTCTCTGAAAATCAG GTTAAACCGAGCCAGCCAGACGTACCTTTTCCCCATCCACCTGACAGACCAGATCTTACCCAGCGCTGTGTTTTACGCCACCGTCGGCCCTCTGGTCGTCTACTTAGCAGTTCAGAAGCTTATAATCAACCCCTACGTACACGCCCAGAAGGAACA gGAGTTGGAGAAGCACAGAGTGAACTCGGCCACTGATATAGCCAAGAAGAGGCAGGAGGCTGAATCTGCT gTTGTACTGATGCAGGAGTCAGTGCGAAGAATCATCGAAGCAGAAGAATCCAAAATGG GTCTCATCATCTTAAACGCCTGGTATGGCAAGTTTGTGATGAACACTAGCCAGAAGCAGGAACGAGCGAAGGTCATCGACGTGACCGTGCCTCTGCAGTGTCTGGTGAAAGATTCCAAACTCATCCTCACCGAGGCGTCAAAG GCGGGGTTGCCCGGTTTCTACGACCCGTGTGTGGGAGAAGAAAAGAGCCTGAAGCTGCTTTACCAGTTCAGAGGAGTCCTGCACCAAGTGCTGTCCGGAGACACCGAAGCTCTTCGGATACCCAAGCAat CTCACAGGATAGACGCCGAGACGTAG